From the Juglans microcarpa x Juglans regia isolate MS1-56 chromosome 7D, Jm3101_v1.0, whole genome shotgun sequence genome, the window TGGCTCTTGAAGAGGAGTTCAAGCTGGAGATTCCGGACAAGGAAGCCGATAAAATTGACTCCTGTGATCTTGCAATCGAATACATCTACAACCACCCAATGGCTGgttaatttaatataatctttCGGATCTCCTTTTTCTCATTTAACTACTTGTGGAACAATAATCTTTTCCGTCTTTGTTTTGTTTACTTAAAGAGTCTTAGATGTTTGTAGAGAGATGATCCCCAGATTTGTGGTGGAAAATAATTCGAAATCTattagagaaaaagaaagaagcctTTTCAGACATGGCTTTCGACTGTTCATTAAACAGTAACAATTTGTTTTATTGCCCTCAAATATCTGAACGGTTGTGTTCTTCACATGGCATGCCTAAGCTTCTTACTTTCAatgtttgttctttttcttttgataagggTATCTTGGGCTTGATCCCAATTAAAACTCTAGCAGTCTTTCCGCACAGTAACCAATTATCAGACCACATCGAATCTTAAAAGTGGTTCCAAGGGCAGGGCGTGATTGTAAACTAACCTGTGTGGTCGGATTGAACCATTGAATACGTACCTGCATTTCAAGCTTATCATAATCTAAATTCTTTCTATTTGTTAGCATAAATCCCAATACGTTAGAGATGGACTATACTTTATAGCAGTGTTCGGCATCCAAGCCCATTGAGCAAAGACAGCATCAATCACGAGTGACTTTGTTAATGGCAATTAACATGACGACAATATATGTCACCCTTATGAACCATAGCACCCCAACAATAGAACATGTAAACTCCTAATTTAAAGAATATGGAAGAGAATACGTACAGATCATAAGAAACTAAACGACAAGTACAAAATAGTGAATAAAGACAAGCAGAAGCTGGACCTGATCTCCGACGTGGGATGATGATCAGTTTAGCATATTAATAATCGAAAGCGATAGTGCAGACAACTGAAAAGTATCCTTGTTTCTCTTCGTTAATGGCGAAATCACACCCTTCTTTTCCTTGAAACCATCTTCACAAGTCGTAGAGACATCGATGACCGAGCTTACATCGATGTTAACATTTTCAAAGTGCTTGGTTTTGTAATCTTTCAAGGCTTGTCCAAGAGTTGGTATCGCGTCCGAGTAAAGACTAAAGCAGTCATCCAAACACGCCCTAACAAATGGGTCTAACCTGTTGTTCTTCAAGAGCTTCTGAATGTGATGTCTCGTGTTTGTTACGTTGTGTTTGATTAACTTGATTGAGATCTTGCCAAGTTTACGAAGATCATCAGCACGGTGGCTTCCTGAGGCTGCTTGCAGGGAAGTTACACAGAATTTGAAGGTTAGGTTCGGACTTTTCTGCACACATTTCTTGCAAGTTTCAGGGATGAGATTGTTGGTGCTCGTGGCATGGAAGGTGGAAaacaagaggaagaaaagagggAGGGAGAAGTAAGAGAAGGTAAGCCTCATTTTCTTGGTATTGGGATATAGTAAGGATATCTACAATTCTttgttcaaaacttcaaattaagGAGAATTCTATATAACCGTGAAGATATGGGCAGTTCGGATAACACTTTCTAAAGACGTGGGAAAGAAGGGATGTGCAGGAaaatattagttaaaaaaaataaggtggCTCGTGACTTGTGCTTGCAGAAGCTTGGGGCTTCTATATCATCGTCATCTTTGCCTAAGTGGTTGAACAAAGAATGCGTTAAGACATATAAACATGGGTCCCATATGTAATGTATTGTCCATGTATTGAAATTACATGACATAGTCTAGCTTTAGGGACTTGATTTGGAAGCGGAAAATCCAAGGGATGTTGTAAGTTTAAGTAAGGTTTTTGGAGTTACATGATAAGTTTAAGAAAGGTTTTTCgagccatttaaaaaaaattcaatatggttctaaaaatgttcatccaagtcCGGGTGCCTGGATATATCTGGATTCGGATTACCAGATAATTCTGGACTCAAACCAAAGTATTTAATGAGGTCCATATACCCGACCATGTTAACCCGAGCTATGACTCGGACCAAGACTTGGATGAACCCGAGTTTTGAAA encodes:
- the LOC121239320 gene encoding putative invertase inhibitor; this encodes MRLTFSYFSLPLFFLLFSTFHATSTNNLIPETCKKCVQKSPNLTFKFCVTSLQAASGSHRADDLRKLGKISIKLIKHNVTNTRHHIQKLLKNNRLDPFVRACLDDCFSLYSDAIPTLGQALKDYKTKHFENVNIDVSSVIDVSTTCEDGFKEKKGVISPLTKRNKDTFQLSALSLSIINMLN